Proteins from a single region of Trichomycterus rosablanca isolate fTriRos1 chromosome 16, fTriRos1.hap1, whole genome shotgun sequence:
- the hmgb3b gene encoding high mobility group protein B3b encodes MAKGDPAKPKGKMSAYAYFVKTCREEHNKKSPGVSVNFSEFSKKCSERWKVMSPKEKTKFEDLAKLDKARYDQEMMSFNPGKRGRKSKSKKDPNAPRRPPSGFFLFCSEHRPGIKAQNPSLSIGSVAKKLGEMWNNLTESEKQPFNSKADKLKEKYRKDVADYQRKGKSDGGASAGNAKSRYDDEDDEEEEEDDEEDEDDEDE; translated from the exons ATGGCAAAAGGTGATCCAGCAAAGCCGAAAGGCAAAATGTCTGCTTATGCCTACTTCGTTAAGACCTGTCGTGAGGAGCACAACAAAAAGAGCCCTGGGGTCTCTGTGAATTTCTCAGAATTCTCCAAAAAATGCTCAGAAAGATGGAAG GTTATGTCTCCTAAAGAGAAGACCAAGTTTGAGGATCTGGCAAAGCTGGATAAGGCACGTTATGATCAAGAAATGATGAGCTTTAACCCAGGCAAAAGGGGCCGCAAGAGTAAGAGCAAGAAGGACCCTAATGCACCTCGGAGGCCACC ATCTGGATTTTTCCTGTTCTGCTCTGAGCACAGACCTGGCATTAAAGCTCAGAACCCCAGCTTGAGCATTGGTAGTGTGGcaaagaagcttggtgagatgTGGAACAATCTAACAGAATCTGAGAAACAACCGTTTAACTCCAAGGCAGATAAACTTAAGGAGAAGTACCGGAAG GATGTGGCAGACTACCAGCGCAAGGGGAAATCTGATGGCGGTGCATCAGCTGGCAACGCAAAATCAAGGTACGATGATGAGGATgacgaagaggaggaggaggatgacgAAGAGGATGAGGATGACGAGGATGAATAA